One segment of Calypte anna isolate BGI_N300 chromosome 4A, bCalAnn1_v1.p, whole genome shotgun sequence DNA contains the following:
- the PAPSS1 gene encoding bifunctional 3'-phosphoadenosine 5'-phosphosulfate synthase 1, with amino-acid sequence MEGRARLRTNPATPPGAAAVGLQRRKRPPPPDTASPFPPPHGAAHARGGDLFPLHPFLPPPEPFPPTPCLLFPACFSLRVFPSPLPSAAPPCSTFSQEEGGDAHTAQLPSGSIPIPASAGSALSSSSFPPLPFLLFLSFLLFPFSSPSAMELPESQCKKVKLSNRVPSWGMQRATNVTYQAHHVSRNKRGQVVGTRSGFRGCTVWLTGLSGAGKTTVSMALEEYLVCHGIPCYTLDGDNIRQGLNKNLGFTPEDREENVRRIAEVAKLFADAGLVCITSFISPYAQDRNNARRIHEGASLPFFEVFVDAPLHVCEQRDVKGLYKKARAGEIKGFTGIDSEYEKPEAPELVLKTDSCDVNDCIQQVVELLQERDIVPVDASYEVKELYVPENKLQLAKTDAESLLTLEINKVDMQWVQVLAEGWATPLNGFMREREYLQCLHFDCLLDGGVINLSVPIVLTATQEDKERLDGCTAIALVYEGSRVAILRNPEFYEHRKEERCARQWGTTCKEHPYIKMVMEQGNWLVGGDLQVLDRIYWNDGLDQYRLTPAELRQKFKDMNADAVFAFQLRNPVHNGHALLMQDTHKQLLERGYRRPVLLLHPLGGWTKEDDVPLMWRMKQHAAVLEEGILNPETTVVAIFPSPMMYAGPTEVQWHCRSRMVAGANFYIVGRDPAGMPHPDTGKDLYEPTHGAKVLTMAPGLRALEIVPFRVAAYNKKKKCMDYYDSDHHEDFDFISGTRMRKLAREGQNPPEGFMAPKAWTVLTEYYKSLEKA; translated from the exons ATGGAGGGGAGGGCCAGGCTCAGGACCAACCCCGCCACCCCGCCAGGGGCAGCCGCGGTCGGGCTGCAGCGACGGAAGCGGCCGCCTCCTCCCGACACCGCCTCCCCATTCCCACCACCCCACGGCGCCGCGCACGCGCGTGGCGGGGATCTTTTCCCCCTTCACcctttcctcccaccccctgaaccctttcctcccaccccctgcctgcttttccctgcctgcttttcCCTGCGTGTCTTCCCCTCCCCGCTCCCGTCCGCggctcctccctgcagcacctTCAGCCAAGAGGAGGGCGGGGACGCGCACACGGCACAGCTGCCCAGCGGCTCCATCCCGATTCCAGCATCAGCAGGCTCGGcgctttcctcctcttcttttcctcctcttcctttccttctcttcctttctttcctcctcttccctttttcctccccctccgCCATGGAGCTTCCCGAGAGCCAGTGCAAGAAAGTCAAGCTGAGCAACAGGGTGCCGAGCTGG GGAATGCAGAGGGCAACCAATGTTACCTACCAAGCTCATCATGTCAGCAGGAATAAGAGAGGCCAAGTGGTAGGAACAAGAAGTGGCTTCCGTGGATGCACAGTCTGGTTAACAG GTCTGTCTGGTGCTGGGAAGACCACTGTGAGCATGGCACTGGAGGAGTATTTAGTATGCCATGGCATTCCATGCTACACATTGGATGGTGACAATATTCGTCAAGGCCTTAATAAGAATCTGGGTTTCACACCagaggacagagaagaaaatgtccGTCGTATTGCTGAGGTTGCAAAACTGTTTGCAGATGCTGGTTTGGTGTGCATTACTAGTTTCATCTCTCCTTATGCTCAG gatCGTAATAACGCCAGACGAATTCACGAAGGGGcaagtttgcctttttttgagGTATTTGTGGATGCTCCATTGCATGTCTGTGAGCAGAGAGATGTCAAAGGACTCTATAAGAAAGCCAGGGCTGGAGAAATAAAAG GTTTTACTGGAATTGACTCTGAGTATGAAAAACCAGAAGCCCCAGAGCTTGTGCTGAAAACTGATTCCTGTGATGTGAATGACTGTATACAACAAGTTGTGGAACTTCTTCAGGAGAGG GACATCGTACCAGTAGATGCCTCTTATGAGGTGAAAGAGCTTTATGTGCCGGAAAATAAGCTACAGTTGGCCAAAACTGATGCTGAGTCTCTGTTAACCTTGGAAATAAATAAG GTGGATATGCAGTGGGTGCAAGTGCTAGCAGAAGGATGGGCAACACCCCTGAATGGCTtcatgagagagagagaataccTGCAGTGCCTTCACTTTGACTGTCTCCTTGATG GGGGAGTTATTAATCTCTCAGTGCCTATAGTGCTAACAGCTACTcaagaagacaaagaaaggtTGGATGGGTGTACAGCCATTGCTCTGGTGTATGAAGGCTCCCGTGTGGCCATTCTCCGTAATCCCGAATTCTATGAGCACAGGAAAGAGGAACGCTGTGCCAGGCAATGGGGAACAACGTGCAAGGAACATCCCTATATCAAG aTGGTTATGGAGCAAGGAAACTGGCTTGTAGGTGGAGATCTACAGGTCCTTGATCGTATTTATTGGAATGATGGACTTGATCAATACCGTCTCACTCCAGCTGAGCTAAGGCAGAAATTCAAGGATATGAATGCTG ATGCTGTCTTTGCCTTCCAGTTACGTAACCCAGTGCACAATGGACATGCTCTTTTAATGCAGGATACTCACAAGCAGCTTTTGGAGCGTGGGTACAGGCGCCCAGTTTTACTCCTGCACCCACTGGGAGGTTGGACAAAAGAGGATGATGTTCCCCTCATGTGGCGCATGAAGCAACACgctgcagtgctggaggaggggaTCTTGAACCCAGAAACAACAGTGGTGGCTATATTCCCTTCCCCCATGATGTATGCTGGGCCAACTGAG GTTCAGTGGCACTGTAGGTCACGGATGGTTGCAGGAGCTAACTTCTACATTGTAGGGAGAGATCCAGCAGGGATGCCACACCCTGACACTGGGAAAGATCTGTATGAACCAACCCATGGTGCCAAAGTGTTGACAATGGCCCCAGGCCTCCGTGCACTGGAAATTGTGCCCTTCAGAGTTGCAGCTtataataagaaaaagaagtgcaTGGATTATTATGACTCTGATCA CCATGAAGACTTTGACTTTATATCGGGGACCCGCATGCGCAAGTTGGCTCGGGAAGGACAAAACCCACCAGAAGGCTTCATGGCTCCTAAAGCTTGGACTGTGTTGACAGAATACTACAAATCCTTGGAGAAGGCTTAG